The genomic stretch CTGGTCGCCATTTTTCTCAGCTTTTTTGTACTGGGAACCATTGTGCTGGAATTTACCCGTGCTGTTCGTGTGCGGAGGGGTAAACGTGATGAAAGTATTCCCGTGGCACTGATTCGAATTATATCCAAAAATCGCACCAGGTACGGAGGCTACATTGTCCATATCGGTATTGTGTTTATGTTTATCGGTTTTGTGGGTAAGGCGTTCGACGTTGACCAAGAGTGGACGATGCAGAAAGGTGATGAAGTAAATATCGCCGGCTATGCTGTCACTTTGACGGATGTGAACCAGGAAGAGAGACCAAACCACTTCGCCTGGATTGCATCACTGAATGTGAGCAAGGATGGACAACATGTGACCGATCTTCATCCGGAGAAAAGAATCTATTTTCACACCAATCCGGATCCTAACCGTCGCCAGCCCCACAGTGAACTGGATCTTTATTCCACTTTCCGTGAGGATGTTTACGCTGTTCTTGGCAGCATCGATACCAATAATGATATCCTCTCCATCAAAATCATGGTAAACCGTCTGGTGAGGTGGGTCTGGATAGGAGGATACTTGTTGGTGTTAGGTTCTATTATCGCTTTCTGGCCCGCAAGATCGGGAAGGAAGTAGATGTATTCACATTTGATGATTATCCTGACGTTCTTACTCGTAACAGGTTTTATCATTCAGCCGCTTTTCTCCGACTCGCGCAAAAACCCATTTGCGGAAGGGAGACGTGAAGAGGCGCTTCAGTTGCACAAAAGGAATCTGTACCGCCAGATCAAAGAGGCTGAATTGGAGTTCGAAATGGGTAACCTTTCGGATGAAGATTTTTCCAGGACTCGCAGCCTGCTAAAGGAAGAGGCGTCCCGTGTTCTTGCGCAGATTGAGAGACTCGAGTCGGCGGCATAACCGTCTGGGTGATTAGACTGAAATATCCGGCACAGACCTTCAGTGATTAGAGAATAACTAATATGTTGACGGTTGAAAATCTGCAAAAGTCTTATCATTTGAGACCGGTACTTCAGGGGGTGACTTTCGATGTGCATCAGAGTGAGAGCGTCGGCATCTTCGGTAAGAATGGTGCCGGAAAAACGACACTGTTGCGGGTGGTGGCCCGCATCTCTTCCTGTGATGGTGGAGAAGTGTACCTTAACGGAAATTCTCTCCTGAAAGGGACTCCTTCTGCCCGCAGGGGACTACTCTATATCGGGCACAATCCGAATCTCTATCCCACCCTCACGGGCGAAGAGAATCTTCAGCTCCTGGCAAGGTTGTATGCTGCGCAGGTACCAAAAGAAAATATTCTCGAAGCTCTTGAACGGGTAGAGCTGCTCCATCAGAGATGGGATCCAATTCGCTACTACTCCCGGGGGATGCTACAGCGGTTGGGGCTGGCGAAAGCACTAACGATCCCGTGGCAGATTGTGCTGATGGATGAACCTACAGCCGGTCTCGATGAATCGGGCATGGTTCTGCTGGATGAACTGGTGAATCAGTGGCAGGCAGAGGAGAGGAGCATGTTGATTGTCTCCCATGAGCGTGAATGGTTGGAGCGGTTTTGTCCTCGTATCCTCATTCTTCGAGAAGGTCAGGTTGTTCAGAATAAACCGTTTGATTCTGATAAGGAGACGGCCGTCGCCGAAAGCTGAACCGTGTTTACCGCACTTCTGAGAAAAGACCTCACCATAGAGTTCCGCAGCAAAGAGATAATAATCTCTATGATAACTTTCGGTGTAGCGGTAATTCTGCTTTATGCCTTAGCGTTTCGTCAGTCGCCGGAGGCTATTGAGAGATTTTCCCCCGGCCTGCTGTGGATGGTGTTTCTATTCATAGCAGCCATGGGGGTTCACCGTGCCTTTTCTCTCGAAAAAGAATTTGACGCCTTCGGTATGCTTCTTTCGGCACCAGTGGATAGGAGCATCATCTTTCTGTCCAAGTGGGTCAGCGGATTCATCTTCATTCTGGTATCTCAATTGGTAGTCGTTCCGCTCTTTTTACTTTTTCTTCAAGTTTCGCCGCCTGCGAATCTGGCAGGCTGGATCGGAATTTTTATCCTGACCGATCTGGGCATCACCGCCCTGGGGAGTCTCGTTTCCGGCATAGTCATGCGCGTCCGCATGAGTGAGATCCTTCTGCCTCTGTTGCTGTTTCCTCTCATTACGCCTCTCCTTATTGCCGCTGTGAAGTCCACTGATGCACTCATGATCGGTCTTCAATTCACTTACTGGAAAATCTGGCCACAGATTATTGTGACATTCGTCATTGCATTTGGTGTGCTCGGATATATAATCTTCGATTTCGTGAGTGAGGAATGATGAAAACATTTCATTCAAGATTGAGTTCGAAGGTTCTTCTGGCGTTTATTGTTGCGTCGGCCGCTGTTTGTCTCTTTCTCGTATTAGAGAAGACAAGGATAGATCCCGATCAGCAGATGGCACAGAAAATATTCTATTATCATGTCCCTTCAGCGTGGGTCGGCGCTTTGGCTTATTTCCTGGTTATGGTAGGGGGGATCCAGTATCTACGGACAAAAGAAGACAGGTGGGACAGGTTCAGTCTTGCCGCCGCCGAGAACGGAACTTTCTTCGCCACGCTGGTTCTTATCACTGGTCCAATTTGGGCCACACCGATCTGGGGCACGCCGTGGAACTGGGAGCCGCGACTGACAACGACGCTTATCATCGTTCTAATATACGTGGGCTATTTCATGCTGAGACAATTTGGCGGTGCCCCCGAGAGAATCAGGCGCCTCTCAGCGGTACTCGGAATTGTCGCCTTTGTAGATGTACCAATTATCTATTATTCCGTCGATTTCTGGGCAACTGACGTTCAGTCCCACCCCCAGAGGGAAATGGGGGGTCAGCCTGGTGATGTTCTCGGTACTTTCTTCTTTTCACTAATTATCTTTACTGTCTTGTTTATCTATATGATGAGATTCAGAATTCATCTACTCGGTCTGGAAGCCAGACTAGTGGAGCAAAGCCGTGGCGTATAAATACTTCGGCTACTTTCTGGCGGTGTTGATTATCGTGGCCGGTAGCGTAATCAGTTGGATTCTGTGGATGCTGAGGCGTGAAAAGTCTATCATGAAAAAGTTTGGAGTTTTACTCGAAGGGGAAGAAGAAAATGGGTAAGAATATTGTTCACATTGTTGGCACGGGAACAATCGGTGAACCGCTCATCGGTCTCATGTCTGATTACCAAGCTGAACTGGGCATCGATGAAATAACCTTTCATAAGAATTCACCTCTGTTGCGGGAGCGGGCTAAGGTCAACGATCTCATGAGCAGGGGGGCAAAGCTTGCCGTAGATGGAGATAAAATTGAAAGTTTCAAAGAAATCGATATAAATCCTGACCTTGAATCAGAAGAGGCAATTAAAAAAGCAACCGTGGTCATCGACTGTACGCCGAAGGGGATTGGTCACCGCAATAAGCACAGGTATTACGATAGGTTTGTCAAAGAGGGCAAGGGCTTCCTGGCCCAGGGGAGTGAACATGGTTTCGGGATGAAATATGCACGCGGCATAAACGACGATGCGTTAAAGAAAAAGGGAGAAAACTTTATTCAGATCGTCTCGTGCAACACGCATAACATTGCAGCCATTACAAAGACACTTGCACTTAACCGTGGCGAAGACACACTCGAAGAGGGCCGGTTTGTCTGCATCCGACGATCATCTGATATCAGTCAGACGAGTGCATTTGTCCCGGCGCCGGAGGTGGGAAAGCACAGTGCTGAAAATTACGGCACGCACCACGCCAGAGATGCTGTTGAGCTGTTCCAGACAGTCGATTATTTACCCAACCTTTTCTCATCGGCAATGAGGATCAATTCTCAGTATATGCACGTAATCTGGTTCAATATACGCCTGAAAGAAAAAGTTACGCTGCAGGATGTGATTGACAGATTCGCCGCCGATCCACTCATCGCGCTGACCGAGAAGACGAGTGCCAGTACTGTTTTTTCATTTGGTAGAGACCACGGTCACTATGGCCGCATTCTCAATCAGACGGTCGTTGCGGTACCCACCCTTACGGTTCACAATCAGAACGAGGTGGTAGGATACTGTTTCACTCCTCAAGATGGTAATTCCCTTTTGAGCTCCATTTCTGCGACTGAATGTTTTCTTCACCCAAATAATTGGGAGAAGAAGATTAACGCACTTGCTCACCTTTTTTTCTCTGAAGTATAATTCGTAACTTAGCAAGGGATGAACCTTTTGTCTGCTGACGATACTAAAAAAAATATAACATGAAGGTTATTGAATATCTCAAGAAGGCCAACTCAACTTTGATAAGTTACGAGATTATTCCGCCACTAAGAGGAAGGAGCGCGGAACCGATATTCGAGCTGGTGGAACAACTGATGCCGTACGAACCTCCATTCATCGACCTTACCAGTAGAGCGGCTGAAATCTATTACGATGATCTGCCGGGCGGCACCGTTAAACGCCACATCCGCCGCAAACGCCCCGGGACCATCGGCCTAAGCGCTGCTATCAAGAATCGGTTTGACGTTGAGACAGTTCCGCACCTGCTCTGCCGGGGATTTACGCGCGAAGAGACAGAAGACGCTCTCATCGAACTGTTCTATCTCGGTATCGACAATGTGCTCGCCATCAGAGGAGATGAGACTAGGAAACAGCAATCCGGCACGAGCGGCAAGTCCTATAACAAGTTTACCACAGATCTGGTGAGACAGATCAAGGAGATGAATAGCGGAAAGTACGTCGAGGAAGACTTGGCGGACGCCTATGCTACAGATTTTTGTATCGGCGTCGGCGGCTATCCTGAAAAACACTTTGAAGCGCCTAATCTTGCCGCTGATCTCAGATACCTGAAGGAAAAGGTAGATGCCGGTGCGGACTATATTGTAACTCAAATGTGCTTTGATAACGACGCATTCTTCAATTTTGTCGAAAAGGCACGCGAGATGGGTATAACGGTGCCCATCATTCCGGGGCTGAAGATTCTGACCCGCAGATCGCATCTCACTTCCATACCGAGGAACTTTTTCGTGGATATACCGGAGAAGTTAGCGCAAACGGTTATGGAGCTGCCTGAGAAGGAGGCATATGATGCTGGCGTCGCCTGGGCGCTGCAGCAGTGCCAGGAACTGGTGGAAGCAAAAGTTCCGTGCATCCATTTCTACATCATGCAAGACGCTTCGGCCGTGACGGAGATAGTCTCTCAAATTAGGTAAGCGGAAACAGCCGCCGCCAGCGAGGCGTTCTTAGCGTCAATTTTTCTGTTTAAGACTGACAAAGCCAGTGTATATTTGGTTACTGTGACTAAAATAAGAACAGATATAAACGTTTTGTTTGACGATCGAGACCCGGGTTTTCTTCAGTACTCCTTCGATAAAAGTCTCACAACTGACAAACTGATTAAACAAGGATCGGCTGTCCTCGTCGCTGTTTCCGGCGGCGTCGATTCGGTTGTGTTGCTCCACCTCCTGTCGTGCACGGCGCCGGCTTTCGGACTGACTATCGGCGTGGCGCACTACAATCACGGTATGCGCGCAGAAGCCTCCGATGATGATGAGGCGTTTGTCAAGGAACTTGCGAACAGTTACGGATTGGACTGTTTTTCAGGCAGACTGCCTCGCAACGTTGCTCACGATGGAGAGAGCTGGGAAGCGTACGCACGTCGCCATCGCTATCACTTTCTTGAGAATGAGGCGTCTGCACAAGGATTCAGTTTTATCGCCACAGCGCATCACGCCAACGATCAGGCTGAAACGGTTCTGATGCGTATGATGGACGGCGCCGGTGTAAGAGGCATGGGCGGCATCCATCGGCGGAGAGGTCGCATCGTGCGACCGCTCCTCCCATTCACTAAAGAGCAAATTCTGACTTATGCCAGAGAACAGGAGCTCAGTTGGCGTGAGGATCAGTCCAACAGCGATACCCGCTTTCGCCGTAACAGGATTCGGCACGAAGTTTTACCGCCTATCCTGAAGTCAGATCCCGATTTCATCGAGACTGCATCCAGACTGGCAGATGAAATGAGGAGCCTCGAGAACCTGCTCCGGGCTGAAGTTGAAAACCTGAAGACAAGCCTTGTTTCAAAAGACGCTTTCGGGCGCATAAACATTCAAACATCGGCGATGGCGGCGCTGCCGATGGAAATTCAGAAGCGGTTGATTCACCAGATTGTGGAAGCTGACGCACCCGAATCACCTTGGCGGCATCATCAATGGCTTCGGCTCGAAGAGTTCCTCACCGGCAGTAAGACAGGTCAAGTGCTCTGTCTGCCCTGTGGTTGGCGAATGCTGCGCGACAGGGATCGGTTTATTCTCGCGCACGAGAACGGTGACAGAGGGGAGGCCTGCCGTTTTGCGGCTGAACGTGCCGTATCGGTCGTCTGTGGTGATTACAGGTTCCAGATGGATGTTACAGCGCCGCCGGCTCAATTCACAGCCGACAGGTCAAAGGAGTGTGTAGATTTCCGCTTTCTTGAGAACAGGACGCTAGAGCTTCGGATGTGGCAGCCGGGCGACCGTATGAAACCCCTCGGATTGAAAGGATTCAAGAAAGTGAGTGATCTGCTGATCGACAAGAAGATCGACAGGTTCCGCAAGGAGCAGCAGACAGTTCTGACGGTGGATGGGAAGCTGGCGTGGCTGTGTGGCGTACAGCTGGATGACAGGTTCAAAGTGACAAGCAGAACGGATAAAATGGCCCAGCTTACATGGGCGCATGTTTAACTAAATCAGGAACGAGTGTATGCGGGAACTTTTTACAGAACAGCAGATCGAGACAAAAGTCAAACAGCTTGCCGCTGAAATCTCCGCTGATTTTGAAGGTAAGGTACCTATTCTTATCGGTGTTCTTAACGGCAGTTTTATCTTCATGGCCGATCTCGTACGGGAACTCTCCATCGAATGTGAAGTTGATTTTATAAAGATTTCCAGCTATGAAGGTACAAGCTCCCAAGGAACCGTTCACTTACTCAAAGATATTTCAGCGGATATTACAGGAAGAGACGTCTTAATTGTGGAAGACATTGTAGATTCAGGTCTTACTATGAACTTCCTCATGTCCCGACTGAAGGGGGCTGGACCGACCTCGATCTCAGTGGCAACTTTACTTTTCAAAAAAGAGGTAGCGCAGTTAAATTTTAAGTTGGATTATGTCGGCTTTACAATCCCCAAGGATTACGTTGTAGGTTACGGCTTGGATTTTGATCAGAAGATGCGCAATCTTAAGGGTATCTATCGCCTTGACGGTCAGCAAGAATTAGAGGAGAACGGTTAGCAGATATGGCAAAAAAAGCGACAAAAGGAGACTCAAAGCGGGTGAAACAGAGTCCGACAAAGCAGTCACCAGAAAAAAACCAGCAGAACACTTTTCAGTGGAAACAGGCTGGTAAAACGTCCCTTATCTGGATTGTAATTCTCATCTCGGCAATCTTCCTCTCCAGCCTTTTCACGGGGAGGGGGAGAAAGGAGATGACCATCGACTACTTCCAGTATATGGAATACCTGAACTCGAACATGATCGCTGAGGCCATGATAATTGAGAAAGAGTTTCACGGAAGATTGACAGAAGAAATCGATCTGGTCGTCAATGATCAGGTGATCGGGAAAGTAGACAGGTTTGTTGTCACGTTACCCTATGTTAATGAATCGGTTCTCGCTGAATGGAATCGGAATAACCTCAAGTACAGTTTTCAAGAGAAGAAGATCGACTGGTTCAGCTACCTGCTGAGTATGGGGCCGTGGCTGTTACTGATCCTCATTTGGCTTTTCTTTATGCGCCGGATGCAGGGCGGTATGGGCGGCAAAGGTCTCTTCAGTTTCGGTCGGAGCCGGGCCAGACTGTGGGAGTCCGACAAGCCTCAGGTCACTTTCAAGAATGTGGCTGGATGTGTGGAAGCCAAAGAGGAGTTGACGGAAGTTATCGCTTTTCTCAAGAATCCAGAGAAGTATCAGAAGTTGGGTGGGAAAATTCCGCGGGGTGTCTTGCTACTGGGTCCGCCGGGGACAGGAAAAACACTTCTTGCCAGAGCGGTGGCAGGTGAAGCGGACGTTCCATTCTTTAGTCTCAGCGGCGCCGATTTTGTGGAGATGTTTGTCGGTGTTGGTGCTTCGCGGGTTAGGGATCTGTTTGAGCAAGGCAAGAAGCATGCCCCTGCCATTATTTTTATTGATGAAATTGATGCTGTGGGCAGACATCGCGGCGCCGGACTCGGCGGTGGTCACGATGAGCGGGAACAGACGCTGAATGCACTTCTGGTTGAAATGGATGGTTTTGAGCCTAACACGAACGTGATTCTGCTGGCAGCAACAAACAGGCCGGATGTCCTTGACAATGCGCTCTTGCGGCCCGGCAGGTTCGACAGGCGTGTCATCGTGGATGTGCCCGACCTTCGAGGGAGAGAGGGGATTCTTGAGGTACATACCAAAGAGATTCCCATGCACAAGAATGTGGACTTGAAAGTTGTGGCTAAAGGTACTCCCGGACTTGTCGGTGCGGACCTAGCGAATTTGGTCAATGAGGCGTCACTCCTGGCGGCACGGAATGGTAAATCCAAAGTCTCCATGGAAGATTTTGAAGAAGCCAAGGATAAAGTAATGATGGGCGTCGAACGGAAGAGCATGATCCTGAGTGACGAAGAGAAAGAGCTTACCTCATACCACGAATCGGGCCACGCCCTTATGGCAAAGCTTCTCCCTGATGCAGATCCCGTGCACAAGGTCACGATCATTCCGCGAGGCCGCGCACTCGGTCTTACCGCCCAGCTTCCTATAGATGAAAAACATAACTATTCTCAATCTTACATCAAGACGCGACTTCTTGTTCTTCTCGGGGGCCGTGCCGCTGAAAAACTTGTCTTCAATGAGCTTACCACAGGTGCCGGTAACGATATTGAAATTGCAACCGAACTCGCCCGCAAAATGGTTTGTGAATGGGGTATGAGTTCCGAACTTGGTCCTCTGACATACGGCAAAAAAGACGAAGAAATCTTCCTCGGGCGGGAGATTGCGACTCATCGCGACTACAGTGAAATGACCGCCCAAAAGATTGATAAAGAAGTGGCAAGGATTGTGTGGGAAGTTGAAAATGAAAGTCTCGCTCTTCTAAAGAAGAATCTGGATAAACTTCATAATCTGGCACGAGAACTGCTTAAGCATGAGACGATCGACGGCGCAGACATGAATAAGATTATGGCCGGCAAGAAGTTGAGGAAGAAGGCATCCGTCTCTGCGAATGGTAGAAAAAATGCCAAGAAGAAGCCGAGAGGGCCTCGAAAGTCTGCGGGGAAGACAGCATAATCATCCACGACTTTTTGGTCTTCTCTTGAGTTATCTTTATTTCCGCACGTCACTTTTTATCATTTCAATCACCAGGCTAAAGCGTCCAAACCGGATTCTTTCATGGATAAATAAGTTGGTATGAACAGTTTGCTGAATGATCTGTTAAATTTGAACAGGACGCTTATCGTAGGTGTGCTGAATGTTACGCCAGATTCCTTTTCGGATGGCGGTAACAACCTCGATCCGGCAATTGCCATTGAGCGTGCCCACGCAATGGTTGCAGAAGGTGCTGATATTATCGACGTAGGCGGGGAATCGACACGACCCGGCGCCGTCCCAATCACGCTGGCAGAGGAGATGCAAAGAGTTCTACCTGTGGTACAAGAGTTGACGGCATCATTAGATGTTCCGGTCTCGATAGATACTTACAAGAGTCAACTGGCGCGGGAAACACTTGAGATGGGTGCCGAGATAATAAACGATATTTCGGGCTTGCGCTTTGACTCGGACATGGCTGGTGTTGTGGCGTACTACGGAGCTTCAGTCATCATTATGCATATGAAAGGGACGCCCAGAGACATGCAAATCGATCCACACTATGATGATCTGATGGGCGATCTGGAGCAGTTTTTTGTTGCTCAGATCAATGTTGCCAGGACTGCGGGCATCCGTGATGATCAGATTGTTATCGATCCAGGCATCGGATTTGGCAAGACGGTTGCGGATAATTTCATAATTCTGAATTCACTGCAGCTTCTGGTTCAACTCGGTTTTCCCGTTATGGTGGGGCCGTCCAGAAAATCGTTTATCGGCAGCACACTGGATCTTGCCGTGGATGACAGGCTTGAAGGGACGGCGTCAGCTATCACGGCTGCAATCCTGAACGGCGCCAGAATAGTACGAGTGCACGATGTTAAGGAAATGAAGCGCGTGGCGAAGATGACCGATGCGATACGGCTGGAGGGGGCTGCGGCATGACACTCTTTGAACTCGGCTTCCTAACGGTGACACTTCTCGATCTAATCGATATTGTGCTGGTGGCGTGGCTTTTTGTCAAATTATATGGCTATTTTAAGGGGACCCGTGCCGGCCATATGCTGGTGGGACTTGTTATTATCCTGCTCAGTTCATTCATTTTTCGCGCCGTAGGCATGCGCGGAATGACATGGATTATCGATCAGGTGCAGACTGTCTGGGTGGTGGCGTTTGTTATCCTGTTTCAGCCGGAATTGAGACGCCTGCTGATTTATGTGGGACGGACCCGGTTTTTCAGGCGACTATTCAGGGTCGGAACGTCAGCAACTATCGACGCTGTTGTGGAGGCGTCCAAGCAGATAAAGCAGAGAGGCTGGGGCGCCTTGATTGTCCTCCAGAGAGACACAGGTCTGAAAGTTATCAAGGAAGCAGGTACGCCCCTGAAATCAGAGGTCAGTGCTCCTCTGCTTACATCACTGTTTAACCCATCGTCACCTTTACACGACGGTGCAGTCATTATCCAGAATGACGTGATTGAAGCTGCGCAGTGCATCTTACCTCTCACTGAAAGTGAGCTGATAGATCCTGATATGGGTACAAGACACAGGGCCGCACTGGGTATCAGCGAGGAGACAGATGTTATCGCTGTTGTCGTTTCGGAGGAGAAGAGAAGAATCTCGGTGGCGCTGAACGGTATGTTCCATCTCAATCTCGACGAATTCGCCCTCAGAAGGTTTCTGAATGAGAACCTTTTTGTCGGCTCGGGCGAGTAGTACTCCTCTCTTTGAGATTGGCACCACTCATGTTTAACTTTTGACTTAATACCCGCGGAATGATGGACACTTCTGAACTACAGGAAAAATTTCGGCTGCTGGATGAGCACTATCAGCATCTTCGGGGGTATCTTTGACATTCCAAGCCTGGAATCCACTTTAGAGAAACTCAAGTCGAAGACGATGCAGGACAATTTCTGGGCTACCGCTTCTTCGGCTCAATCCACGCTTAAAAGAATTTCAGTCATTGAAAAGGAGTTGACTCTCTGGAGCGATGCCCAGACGAAGCGTGACGATCTCGAAGTTCTGCTCGACTTCTTAATGGAAGATGTGTCTATGAAGAGTGAGGCTGAGAGCGAGCTTGTTTCTTTAGAGACTATGGTCGATGATCTTGAGCTCAAACTGACTCTTAGCGGCAGCGATGATGCAAAAGATGCTATCCTAACGATTCATCCGGGAGCAGGCGGTACGGAATCACAGGATTGGGCCGACATGCTCTACAGGATGTATGTCCGCTGGATAGAGCGGCAAGGATTTAAATACGATGTGATTGATTATCAGCCGGGGGACGAGGCCGGTATAAAAGATGTTACTATCGAGGTGAAAGGTGAATATGCACACGGTCTCTTAAAAGCGGAAGTTGGTGTCCATCGCCTCGTCAGGATATCCCCTTTTGACGCTTCCAGCCGCAGACACACATCGTTTGCTTCTATCTTTATCTATCCTTTACTGGATGAAGAGATTGAAATTGATATCAAGACAGAAGATTTGCGAATTGACACCTACAGGGCCAGCGGGGCCGGCGGACAACATGTGAATAAGACGGATTCGGCGGTTCGTATTACTCATATTCCGACA from Candidatus Neomarinimicrobiota bacterium encodes the following:
- the folP gene encoding dihydropteroate synthase yields the protein MNSLLNDLLNLNRTLIVGVLNVTPDSFSDGGNNLDPAIAIERAHAMVAEGADIIDVGGESTRPGAVPITLAEEMQRVLPVVQELTASLDVPVSIDTYKSQLARETLEMGAEIINDISGLRFDSDMAGVVAYYGASVIIMHMKGTPRDMQIDPHYDDLMGDLEQFFVAQINVARTAGIRDDQIVIDPGIGFGKTVADNFIILNSLQLLVQLGFPVMVGPSRKSFIGSTLDLAVDDRLEGTASAITAAILNGARIVRVHDVKEMKRVAKMTDAIRLEGAAA
- the cdaA gene encoding diadenylate cyclase CdaA, which translates into the protein MTLFELGFLTVTLLDLIDIVLVAWLFVKLYGYFKGTRAGHMLVGLVIILLSSFIFRAVGMRGMTWIIDQVQTVWVVAFVILFQPELRRLLIYVGRTRFFRRLFRVGTSATIDAVVEASKQIKQRGWGALIVLQRDTGLKVIKEAGTPLKSEVSAPLLTSLFNPSSPLHDGAVIIQNDVIEAAQCILPLTESELIDPDMGTRHRAALGISEETDVIAVVVSEEKRRISVALNGMFHLNLDEFALRRFLNENLFVGSGE
- the hpt gene encoding hypoxanthine phosphoribosyltransferase, translating into MRELFTEQQIETKVKQLAAEISADFEGKVPILIGVLNGSFIFMADLVRELSIECEVDFIKISSYEGTSSQGTVHLLKDISADITGRDVLIVEDIVDSGLTMNFLMSRLKGAGPTSISVATLLFKKEVAQLNFKLDYVGFTIPKDYVVGYGLDFDQKMRNLKGIYRLDGQQELEENG
- a CDS encoding cytochrome c-type biogenesis CcmF C-terminal domain-containing protein, with protein sequence LVAIFLSFFVLGTIVLEFTRAVRVRRGKRDESIPVALIRIISKNRTRYGGYIVHIGIVFMFIGFVGKAFDVDQEWTMQKGDEVNIAGYAVTLTDVNQEERPNHFAWIASLNVSKDGQHVTDLHPEKRIYFHTNPDPNRRQPHSELDLYSTFREDVYAVLGSIDTNNDILSIKIMVNRLVRWVWIGGYLLVLGSIIAFWPARSGRK
- a CDS encoding ABC transporter ATP-binding protein, producing MLTVENLQKSYHLRPVLQGVTFDVHQSESVGIFGKNGAGKTTLLRVVARISSCDGGEVYLNGNSLLKGTPSARRGLLYIGHNPNLYPTLTGEENLQLLARLYAAQVPKENILEALERVELLHQRWDPIRYYSRGMLQRLGLAKALTIPWQIVLMDEPTAGLDESGMVLLDELVNQWQAEERSMLIVSHEREWLERFCPRILILREGQVVQNKPFDSDKETAVAES
- a CDS encoding cytochrome c biogenesis protein, with protein sequence MMKTFHSRLSSKVLLAFIVASAAVCLFLVLEKTRIDPDQQMAQKIFYYHVPSAWVGALAYFLVMVGGIQYLRTKEDRWDRFSLAAAENGTFFATLVLITGPIWATPIWGTPWNWEPRLTTTLIIVLIYVGYFMLRQFGGAPERIRRLSAVLGIVAFVDVPIIYYSVDFWATDVQSHPQREMGGQPGDVLGTFFFSLIIFTVLFIYMMRFRIHLLGLEARLVEQSRGV
- the tilS gene encoding tRNA lysidine(34) synthetase TilS, which encodes MTKIRTDINVLFDDRDPGFLQYSFDKSLTTDKLIKQGSAVLVAVSGGVDSVVLLHLLSCTAPAFGLTIGVAHYNHGMRAEASDDDEAFVKELANSYGLDCFSGRLPRNVAHDGESWEAYARRHRYHFLENEASAQGFSFIATAHHANDQAETVLMRMMDGAGVRGMGGIHRRRGRIVRPLLPFTKEQILTYAREQELSWREDQSNSDTRFRRNRIRHEVLPPILKSDPDFIETASRLADEMRSLENLLRAEVENLKTSLVSKDAFGRINIQTSAMAALPMEIQKRLIHQIVEADAPESPWRHHQWLRLEEFLTGSKTGQVLCLPCGWRMLRDRDRFILAHENGDRGEACRFAAERAVSVVCGDYRFQMDVTAPPAQFTADRSKECVDFRFLENRTLELRMWQPGDRMKPLGLKGFKKVSDLLIDKKIDRFRKEQQTVLTVDGKLAWLCGVQLDDRFKVTSRTDKMAQLTWAHV
- a CDS encoding heme exporter protein CcmB → MFTALLRKDLTIEFRSKEIIISMITFGVAVILLYALAFRQSPEAIERFSPGLLWMVFLFIAAMGVHRAFSLEKEFDAFGMLLSAPVDRSIIFLSKWVSGFIFILVSQLVVVPLFLLFLQVSPPANLAGWIGIFILTDLGITALGSLVSGIVMRVRMSEILLPLLLFPLITPLLIAAVKSTDALMIGLQFTYWKIWPQIIVTFVIAFGVLGYIIFDFVSEE
- the ftsH gene encoding ATP-dependent zinc metalloprotease FtsH, giving the protein MAKKATKGDSKRVKQSPTKQSPEKNQQNTFQWKQAGKTSLIWIVILISAIFLSSLFTGRGRKEMTIDYFQYMEYLNSNMIAEAMIIEKEFHGRLTEEIDLVVNDQVIGKVDRFVVTLPYVNESVLAEWNRNNLKYSFQEKKIDWFSYLLSMGPWLLLILIWLFFMRRMQGGMGGKGLFSFGRSRARLWESDKPQVTFKNVAGCVEAKEELTEVIAFLKNPEKYQKLGGKIPRGVLLLGPPGTGKTLLARAVAGEADVPFFSLSGADFVEMFVGVGASRVRDLFEQGKKHAPAIIFIDEIDAVGRHRGAGLGGGHDEREQTLNALLVEMDGFEPNTNVILLAATNRPDVLDNALLRPGRFDRRVIVDVPDLRGREGILEVHTKEIPMHKNVDLKVVAKGTPGLVGADLANLVNEASLLAARNGKSKVSMEDFEEAKDKVMMGVERKSMILSDEEKELTSYHESGHALMAKLLPDADPVHKVTIIPRGRALGLTAQLPIDEKHNYSQSYIKTRLLVLLGGRAAEKLVFNELTTGAGNDIEIATELARKMVCEWGMSSELGPLTYGKKDEEIFLGREIATHRDYSEMTAQKIDKEVARIVWEVENESLALLKKNLDKLHNLARELLKHETIDGADMNKIMAGKKLRKKASVSANGRKNAKKKPRGPRKSAGKTA
- a CDS encoding methylenetetrahydrofolate reductase, yielding MKVIEYLKKANSTLISYEIIPPLRGRSAEPIFELVEQLMPYEPPFIDLTSRAAEIYYDDLPGGTVKRHIRRKRPGTIGLSAAIKNRFDVETVPHLLCRGFTREETEDALIELFYLGIDNVLAIRGDETRKQQSGTSGKSYNKFTTDLVRQIKEMNSGKYVEEDLADAYATDFCIGVGGYPEKHFEAPNLAADLRYLKEKVDAGADYIVTQMCFDNDAFFNFVEKAREMGITVPIIPGLKILTRRSHLTSIPRNFFVDIPEKLAQTVMELPEKEAYDAGVAWALQQCQELVEAKVPCIHFYIMQDASAVTEIVSQIR